A single region of the Gasterosteus aculeatus chromosome 1, fGasAcu3.hap1.1, whole genome shotgun sequence genome encodes:
- the txndc16 gene encoding thioredoxin domain-containing protein 16 encodes MWPCVAALLLLPLGGCARRTGPSALTEHTAADFSDALHSGKTLFIYFQQLVSPTISLFLVELEQSADALQHYGVLVGKVNCNKESFHGYCAEEKAVNTVFLFRGGKEFLGFSLDIVFDVNSIVSEVLFAILREEIKYVHTETDLLAMEKAARGRKDIALCYVSSLGTQEHRSMMETAYVYGSKHQFILITGGPVLSHLGVDETSRSSQVWFLHCSGHSRSMTSEHCPSTRMSQPLSTLSLHSFLQLMEAPLVSEVYQDPSSVRPPQHPYQDTPQVFLFSRPATKREDLYEATALAWRLRGLALVLLVHRSPAVKTPEEYNAAYKLPEKGSVVKYLRSNSADELLELFTNPVEEDEDEEEDEDEEDPEEEPLDALDDEIAESVFENRLNLPDADSLAQLTSDNFHATVAQSSLTVALFYLPWSAVSNAVLSSFSDVAERLEGSEVQMSVVNCAEWTDLCAAESGGSPPIPFQPITAFPTVLLLRPKESAQRYGGLLGAEALHRFITLSQPASPVLLSTEEEVTSFLLEGFARYKPARALGLFRTRADAGVRQFTEAAKSLRGEVLTGLLTDGLAEKWAAEHGVRLPAALVLPSGAKRTRASALPASASAQELLSHIGAALLHPVPELTVENLPSFLSLGRGLLLLFVGEEEDEIGHTQNQALLKEMRDVVELGGGWMERYLVCWLHLGHTPAGMSVLGSYLGSMPPLPALVLTHLPSGSEVYQYPPNTPILASSVLQWLQRVEDGTESAAGMLGGGSWPPTTELFDFLKIMDMQDPDLSRQRASEEKVEEGGDSFPARDKYPHTEL; translated from the exons ATGTGGCCGTGCGTGGccgctctcctgctgctgccgctgggaGGATGCGCGCGGAGGACCGGCCCGTCGGCCCTGACCGAGCACACGGCGGCCGACTTCAGCGACGCActgcattctgggaagacgCTGTTCATCTATTTCCAGCAACTGG TCTCCCCAACCATCTCCCTCTTCTTGGTGGAGTTGGAGCAGTCAGCTGACGCTCTGCAGCATTATGGGGTGCTGGTTGGCAAG GTAAACTGCAATAAAGAGTCTTTTCACGGGTACTGCGCCGAGGAGAAGGCCGTGAACACAGTGTTTCTCTTCAG GGGTGGGAAGGAGTTCTTGGGTTTCAGTCTGGACATCGTGTTTGACGTCAACTCCATAGTGTCCGAGGTCCTATT TGCCATTCTGCGTGAAGAGATCAAGTACGTTCACACAGAAACTGACCTGCTGGCAATGGAGAAGGCCgccagagggaggaaggatatCGCTCTGTGTTACGTCAGCAGCCTGGGAACACAAG AGCACAGATCGATGATGGAGACGGCGTATGTGTACGGATCCAAACACCAATTCATCCTCATCACCGGAGGCCCAGTTTTGAGCCACCTGGG TGTCGATGAGACGTCTCGCTCGTCTCAAGTGTGGTTTCTCCACTGCAGCGGCCACAGCAGGTCCATGACCTCCGAGCACTGTCCCTCGACCCGCATGAGCCAACCGCTGTCCACCCTCAGCCTCCACTCCTTCCTGCAGCTCATGGAGGCTCCACTGGTG TCTGAAGTTTACCAAGACCCGTCCTCGGTCCGGCCCCCCCAGCACCCTTACCAGGACACCCCCCAGGTCTTCCTGTTCTCTCGTCCCGCAACCAAGAGAGAGGACCTGTACGAGGCCACAGCTCTGGCCTGGAGGCTCCGCGGCCTCGCCCTGGTGCTACTGGTGCACAG gaGTCCTGCAGTGAAAACCCCCGAAGAATATAATGCTGCTTACAAGCTGCCTGAGAAA GGTTCAGTGGTGAAGTATTTGCGCTCTAACAGCGCCGATGAGCTGTTGGAGCTTTTCACCAATCCAgtggaagaggacgaggacgaggaagaggacgaggacgaggaggacccGGAGGAGGAGCCGCTGGACGCGCTGGACGATGAGATCGCGGAGTCTGTGTTTGAGAATCGTCTCAACTTGCCGGACGCCGACTCGCTGGCCCAGCTGACCTCCGACAACTTCCACGCCACCGTGGCACAAAGCAGCCTGACGGTGGCGCTCTTCTACCTGCCGT GGAGCGCTGTTTCAAACGCCGTCCTCAGCTCATTCAGTGACGTGGCGGAGAGACTCGAAG GTTCCGAGGTCCAGATGAGCGTGGTGAACTGTGCGGAGTGGACCGACCTCTGCGCCGCCGAGTCGGGCGGCTCCCCCCCAATCCCCTTCCAGCCAATCACGGCCTTCCCCACCGTCTTGCTGCTCCGCCCCAAAGAGTCGGCCCAACGCTACGGGGGCCTGCTGGGTGCCGAGGCGCTGCATCGCTTCATCACGCT GAGCCAGCCGGCGTCTCCGGTGCTACTGTCCACCgaagaggaagtgacatcattcCTCCTGGAAGGGTTTGCCAGATACAAGCCGGCTCGGGCCCTGGGACTGTTTAGGACCCGAGCAGATGCAG GTGTGCGGCAGTTCACTGAAGCGGCAAAGTCACTGAGAGGAGAGGTGCTGACCGGGCTGCTGACTGATGGGCTGGCAGAGAAGTG GGCAGCGGAGCACGGCGTGCGTCTCCCCGCGGCGTTGGTGCTTCCATCGGGGGCGAAGCGCACTCGGGCCTCCGCGCTGCCCGCTTCCGCCTCCGCCCAGGAGCTACTGTCACACATCGGCGCCGCGCTGCTGCATCCAGTG cCGGAGCTGACGGTGGAAAACCTGccgtccttcctctctcttggcagaggcctcctcctcctctttgtgggagaggaggaggacgagatcGGGCATACGCAGAACCAGGCGCTGCTGAAGGAGATGAGAGACGTGGTGGAGCTGGGAGGGGGTTGGATGGAGCGATACCTGGTCTGCTGGCTCCACCT CGGCCACACTCCGGCTGGTATGTCTGTCTTGGGGTCGTACCTGGGCtccatgccccccctccctgccctgGTCCTCACCCACTTGCCCTCTGGGAGTGAAGTCTATCAGTACCCCCCCAATACGCCCATACTGGCCTCCTCTGTCCTGCAGTGGCTGCAGAGGGTGGAGGACGGGACGGAGTCGgcagcag ggatgttgggggggggcagctggccTCCCACCACCGAGCTCTTCGACTTCCTGAAGATCATGGACATGCAGGACCCCGACCTCAGCCGACAGCGAGCCTCAGAGGAGAAGGTGGAAGAAGGAGGGGACTCCTTTCCCGCACGGGACAAGTACCCTCACACCGAACTGTGA